The Liolophura sinensis isolate JHLJ2023 chromosome 6, CUHK_Ljap_v2, whole genome shotgun sequence genomic sequence TAAATAAAAGCATCAACCGTGCCAAACTTATTATTGCTGTATAAGCATACCAATCTCTCGTTGACTTGACAGATGTTACCACATTCTGCATCATGCTAATTTTGCTCTTGTAATGACATGTAACATTTAACGGTGTTAAATATTGCTTCTCTAAATCAGTACATCTCCAAGtaataaaaaagaatttatgtgaagcgactgaaacacaaaaaaatgtaaatgtgttaaacatcaatgatTGAGCCAAAATGAATGTGAATGTACCTCAACTTAATTTCAAACCCTAAATCTTCAACAATTCTAATACATAAGAGAAAAGTTTAAGCATCATCAGCTATCACAAAATAAGAACACATTTTCAGCCTACTTTAGCACTCCATAAAAGATCAAAATTACACAGTAGAACAAAAATTACTGGACTGTAACTGTAGTCAGCCTAGATACAAATTATATATCTTCAACACATACAGCTGTGTCACATGGATTTTGAGTGTTAAGTGATAAAACAATGGCAGCCATTAACACATCCATGTACAACTCATCCTTTTCTTGTATAACACACTGTTATCGCAGTTATTACTGTGGTACAAAATTCTTCAGCTTTTCCCATCTTCACAGTTTGCTGGTTATCATTGTAGGTTTCTCACCTGTGGATATATAGAAAGATTTACCGATGCTGGGACATAAAGGACATAGAAAAAACACAGCTAACTTCATTATTCCTGTTCTTTAACTTGTAGTACAGTACTTTACCAGTCATTTTTACCAGGCACAAAAAAATCGTTGAACAATAAACTGTTGGTGCTCAAACTAAAAAGTTATCAAAATTATGCTTAAAACAAAAAGGCTGGTAACAAATCTGAAAAGAGTgaacataaaaatgaactaGTAATATCAATTTCTATACAGAtgttactaaaaaaaaaaaaacccacacatttcactttaaatttaaatcacaAGCATAACATGAATTTTTACAAACCTCTGCTGTTATCCATCATCCCAAGATTCCATAATTTCTGTACATATTGATTACTGATATGGAGAGCTTTTAACACTTCCTTGTCTGTAATTGAATTTATCAAgggattatttttttgattggtgttgtacgccatcaagaatgtttcacttttacaacgtcGGTCTTCAAGGGGTTAATATCTTCTTGTAGCAAGCCAGACAAAGACCGCGGGAATCCCACGACCTGACTTCCGTGTATGTACGGAAGGGACTTCACGAGATTCCGCGGGAATCCCACGACCTGACAAGACATGTATATTCATAGTGCCAGCCACATTACGTTTTACCAAATCACGCTACACTTCCACCAAATACTAAGCACCTGCCTAAAACTACAGAGATGAAGAAAATATCAGTAAAGCAGTAGGAGATGATAGCAAGGAAAAGCTGTTCTGCATTTACAAAAACTTCTCACCCTGTAATCagttaagtttaaaattttgctgaTGAACAGAATGTTGAACAACATATTTAACAAACCTTTGGATTTCCTATAACTGTCTATGACTGGCCAGATAGTGTTAATTGGCACACAGAGATTGACATGGGGGTAACATGCTCCAGTGGATATATCTCTGTCAAAATACACAGGCACAATATTTAATCAACACACACAAAGGTGATCtgatatactttattttagaaaaaaaaaaacttatttactgaaaaaaaaggaTACAGAACATATCAAAATTATGCTGACTAAGGTTATTTTGTATTATAATTAACCAAAATATTCCGCATTCCCAGATTTGTGGGAATTTTTAAAATAGTAAAGCATAATGCAGTCATTTCTTGATATGTATGTAATTAGAATTTAATCAGATCAAGTCACGTACGAACTGTGAACTAATTTAAAGATCTAACCAAAAGTTTCTTTGTAAGTCCAGCAAGCACGATCTTTAATGATTTATATACGAAATGACATTATACAATGTAGTATCCTGAAAACTATCAGGAATACTTACTTGGCATTACACACAACAATGGCCAGTAGATGACCCACCTGGTCAGTGACCACACCACCACTCGCTCCAGCATGGACTGCACACGTTGTCTGCACACGTATATATACTAGTTTAACAATAAGTATGTAAGTTGCAGCAAGGGAAGGCATCACAGTAGAAAGTTAGGGTAGAATGATCATCTAGCCCACAGTCCACATTTAGAATATAAAGGCTGGTAAAACTTTAGTGGAATTCTGGGAACATTCTGACAGTGTGCATTCagattggattttttttatttatttatttcattggtgttttaacccGTTctcgagaacatttcacttataagacagtggccaacattatggtgagaggaaacccattCATATTGGAAGCTAGAAAGAAGCTATAGCTTTGCATACCTTTCACTTACATTCTTAAGTCCAGGATGctaaaaacaaaagggaaagagaaaaaaacaaaagaagaaataaatgacCCACCTGAATTAATACAGGTATCTCACTGAACTTGGTAATCTTGGAGATGACCCCTGATGTCACTGATGGAGTTAAACATCTGTCTTCATCAAAAAGGGCATGACCTGTGACCTGAACATCCAGACCTGTAGATTAGAGACACACCGATTCAGGACGAGCATATCCAAGCCTATCCACTCAGCCAGATGCAGGAGATATATTCAGAATTAATCATTTACTTAGCTATTTGTTAGGCCTGAGGAAACTGAACAgggcccgaggaaaacccacaaccatccacaggttgctgcagaccttcccacttatggctggagaggaaatcagcatgtgttggacttgaactcacagcagcttCATTGGAGAGAGGTTCAGATGTCATTGGGCTGAACTGGCAgactaaccacttggccacagaggcccccagaATAAACCCAAGACATTACATATGATCACTGTTGTGTCTTGGACAACTTTTACAACTGCTGTTAATATGAAAATTCAGTTATTTTTGTAGTTACTTAGTTACTTGCAatctacttatttgattgtCACATTCAATTCACTTTCTTCCATCTCGAATGTGCAATATCAAACAGCCTTtatataaaagaaagaaaaaatcatcaGGATTTTGATTTGAGTAAGGTTTCTTGAAACTTGAGACACCTTTTTCTCTGGTTTCTTATAAAGGTCTATGGGTGGAAAAACAAATAGCTAGAGGGCCTGGGAGACTACCACCTTTTATTAGGTAGATGATAAATAATCTAACTTAAAGACGCCAACCAATGGCCACTGTTTGGACACCTTGCCTGCATCATTCATTGCAGTGTATTAAAAAAAGCACTGCTTAGTTTGACCACTAGCAAGGATgtcaaataaacacacacacagatggtCCCAAAAAGTCAACAGGTTGTATCTCTGTTCTCACTGTTCTCCAAAGATCAGCTCTCAAGAGCACTGCACTGTCTTATGAATGTCTCTAAATGAGAACCATTTTGAATCTAAGTACCAATACCAATATCAGCATCAGCTTATAATCTGAATGGAGTTGTCGTCGATGATATGAACTCACCTTCCTTGATTGCTTGAGCTGATAAAGGCTGTACCCTTGTCCCTTCTGGTACAGGGTCTCTGGTCTGCAGCACGGCGATGTCAAACTGCTGACCTGCTGGAGTGCAGTACAGAATATCTGCTGTGAACCATCTTCTTCTGACTGGAAACTTAACCAAAACTGTGAAACAAATTTTGCATTCTTTTTAGCTACACgtaataattttttctttatttacaaatacagtTTATTAACCTGTATTTCATGAGAATAATTCATATTATTTTCTCGCAACCACAGTCAAAACCAGTACGTTTATATATTGATATTGCAAGATCATTGAGTAAGTAACTTATCACAAGAAATCAGATGCACACAACTGATGTACACTAGGGGTGATATCTACAAGAAACTTTAATACCGAAACCATGAtaggattatctccccttagtcCGCACTCGACCCATCTTCACAGTTAATCTTTCAATTCTAACCAAATTTTAACATCGTCAGCATACAAATCACACTAACATCATCTACTAACTCCAGTGTGAAATTTCAGGCCATAAATGATTAATAATCACACAAAATTTACATCCaaatatttttagatattttagGAGGATAACGGATTACCTACCTTTACTTTATACACATCTTCTTAGCGACCTATCTTAGTGGTGGTGTATACCTTCAACTGTTCAATTTTTACTCTTAAAGTACAACATCCCTCAATATAACAATGCAACTTCAAAGTGTAAAAGTTTAAGTCTTAGGGGTAAGCAAACACTGGACATTTTCTTTGAATTCTTTGCCTAAGGTTTCCACACACAACATTGCTACTGAAGGTATTTTTGAACCTTACAAAAGCAGTTTTAACATGTGCAAAAATTGGAAGTGGAAACATTCTGTAACAACGCTTTCCTGTGGTAAGCAGCCTGTCTTACCTGCAGGCTTAGTTCCCCACTTGACCACATGACTACAAGTAAGCAGTAGTCCCAGCTGATGGTCAATCAGCACACCAGAACCCCAGGTAGATCCACTCCTGACTAATACCACTGACATACTTTCTGGGCTAGCACCTGTGGAGAGGGGTAGAAAATGGCAAATGCCCATTAAATTTACATAAAGTATACCAAATTAAATCATCTGTTCAGGACTAGGTGCTTTAATAATATCTTCCGAAagtacattattaaaaaaacaacattaagtACAAGAAATTATTACAATACATTAAGAGTGCTTATGTCAAAAGTGGCCACAAAAATGCCCTGGCATAACTAACGTTGTTTCTAGCAATGTAAAAAATCATCAAACTCAATATAAATGAGACAATTTGACTCACTATACATGAGACAATCTGACTCACTATAGATGAGATAATCTGACTCACTATCGATGAGACAATCTGACTCACTATAGAAGTTGCAAACATGAGGAAATCATCAAATTATCAAATACAAAgcatcaagaaaaaaatcaaaacacatatttattttaaagtagTAATTCCAGTGAAAATTAGAATACTCCAAGCAAACGACAAGCAATGCTCCCAGTCCTGCCTAGCTGTGATGAATCTATCCTTGTTTTTAATCCAGGCTTGATTGGAAGTGATCTAGATGCTGACGAGAGAACATCCGCCATGTCATACAGAATCTCTCTAAGAGAGCAGGCCAGAGCCAGACCAATCCATTCATTGTTTTTCCAGCATAACGGTGACACTATGATCCCTTGCAAACACCTAGAAAAATATGAAGATAACAGAACAATTCTGCAGTAAATGTGAAATACATTCCTTGCTTTTAAAACCAAAGAGTAAACCAAACTAAGTAAATAGTTTGCACTTTACTATGatgaa encodes the following:
- the LOC135468412 gene encoding peroxisomal leader peptide-processing protease-like encodes the protein MRNIAMRNITEQIKCERPCLVRVKLNNQEKTLDFGTKPDTMENSVSGIIVDESQGFVVTHGSLIAPFLSHHSRILSGLRKYNHFITCDEQISVDVLVQESEKVQSFDINSQPTSKRPKSYFTELLNCSVNKGCHGRSLQQFRGRLISVFKCKKFEDALQHLMPVEAGWKFNENYQKQSDVNDTPTNQSHIALNDEVAQSLVALLPCFVLIGLEMPVRCDDEPLCLPHFQQCRIGDMSEVVATPFGGLSPEVFMNSYSKGVISNVSGGSGVLMLTDARCIPGSEGGALYVRDANGIRCLQGIIVSPLCWKNNEWIGLALACSLREILYDMADVLSSASRSLPIKPGLKTRIDSSQLGASPESMSVVLVRSGSTWGSGVLIDHQLGLLLTCSHVVKWGTKPAVLVKFPVRRRWFTADILYCTPAGQQFDIAVLQTRDPVPEGTRVQPLSAQAIKEGLDVQVTGHALFDEDRCLTPSVTSGVISKITKFSEIPVLIQTTCAVHAGASGGVVTDQVGHLLAIVVCNAKDISTGACYPHVNLCVPINTIWPVIDSYRKSKDKEVLKALHISNQYVQKLWNLGMMDNSRGEKPTMITSKL